The following are encoded together in the uncultured Sphaerochaeta sp. genome:
- a CDS encoding FCD domain-containing protein: MSTMPITQSFKPIAKDSLYEKVTDAIISYIYRNGLKIGDKLPGERQLAQELEVGRNSVRQGLCQLEENGIITRMVGKGAFVKREVTADSVELKLMRVDYQDLLEIKINIEELAIKRAVEHATDEQIARLREIGEELNTLAKAGTFSHTLDKKFHTALLECAGSPTLTQMVLSLVDSLDSYTKVLGNVSDIWVKTIPFHLDIVSALEQRQVSYAIAAHQYIYHYDMEVLNGLAEKTEPKAN; encoded by the coding sequence ATGAGTACGATGCCTATTACCCAATCATTCAAACCAATTGCAAAGGATTCGTTATACGAAAAAGTAACGGATGCTATCATCAGCTACATCTACCGTAATGGATTGAAGATCGGTGACAAACTACCAGGAGAACGTCAATTGGCCCAAGAGCTCGAGGTAGGCAGGAACTCCGTACGCCAGGGACTCTGCCAACTTGAAGAGAACGGTATTATTACCAGAATGGTGGGAAAGGGTGCGTTTGTTAAGCGAGAGGTTACTGCAGACTCAGTAGAACTCAAACTCATGCGTGTCGATTATCAAGACCTGTTGGAAATCAAGATCAACATCGAAGAACTAGCAATCAAAAGGGCTGTGGAGCATGCAACAGATGAGCAAATTGCTCGGTTGAGGGAAATCGGGGAGGAACTGAACACCCTGGCAAAGGCAGGGACATTCTCTCATACGTTGGACAAGAAATTCCACACGGCTCTCCTGGAATGTGCAGGCAGCCCCACACTCACACAGATGGTCCTCTCCTTGGTAGATTCCCTGGATAGTTACACAAAAGTCCTGGGGAATGTCTCTGACATTTGGGTCAAGACCATTCCGTTCCATCTCGATATCGTATCGGCCTTGGAACAACGACAAGTTTCCTATGCAATAGCTGCGCACCAATACATCTATCACTATGATATGGAAGTTCTAAACGGTCTCGCAGAAAAAACAGAACCAAAAGCAAACTAA
- a CDS encoding DUF6657 family protein — MAIIKSAWELALEKTENLQADPKKIKKEQLVKEGRQLAATFLMDIDATKEGTAKQYASFAGEERDAVKEGMVITFLSNLSLPRSAAYKESFSKVLELGEILGEGNEELKEMLGQIEGFFSQYLENQEDLIERMKQQFAPHLQQKQAQLQQQYGPNFTLRPEQDPEFMKLLDKQLGQLDEQYTNILNQVKGQIKQILGVD; from the coding sequence ATGGCAATAATCAAATCTGCATGGGAACTGGCCTTGGAGAAGACGGAAAACTTACAGGCCGACCCAAAGAAAATTAAGAAAGAACAGCTCGTCAAGGAGGGCAGACAACTTGCAGCGACCTTCCTCATGGATATAGATGCCACAAAGGAAGGAACTGCGAAGCAGTATGCTTCCTTTGCTGGAGAAGAGAGAGATGCAGTAAAGGAAGGAATGGTTATCACATTCCTGTCCAACCTATCCCTCCCTCGCAGTGCTGCCTACAAGGAATCCTTTTCCAAGGTCCTGGAACTAGGAGAAATCCTCGGTGAGGGTAATGAGGAACTGAAAGAGATGCTTGGGCAAATAGAGGGCTTCTTCAGCCAGTATCTGGAAAACCAGGAAGACTTGATCGAAAGGATGAAGCAACAGTTTGCTCCCCACCTTCAGCAGAAGCAGGCTCAGTTGCAACAACAGTATGGCCCCAATTTCACGCTCCGTCCTGAGCAGGATCCTGAGTTCATGAAGCTTCTGGACAAGCAGCTTGGTCAGCTTGATGAGCAGTACACCAATATCCTGAACCAGGTGAAAGGTCAGATAAAACAAATTCTGGGTGTCGACTAA
- a CDS encoding carbohydrate ABC transporter permease gives MKNYRIVKRIGNLGRALILLFFLLLVLMPIYWMAITSLKTNSEIIDTQTVTYYPHETTADNYVQLFELYDYKSMLVNSLIVSTSTGLCITMLSILGGYGLARYSFGGKTTMLLFFLVTQMIPLILVIIPLYVIFAKMGIINTRLSLFLFYLIANLPFCVITMRSFFERIPYTLEEAAYVDGCSKMMTLVRIILPVMFPGIVAVFVFAFIGAWNELIAGTIFINTSNLWTIPVGLKSLIGKYDVKWGVLMAGGMCALLPTAIMFAFMQKFVVDGLTAGAVKE, from the coding sequence ATGAAAAACTATAGAATTGTAAAACGAATCGGTAATCTTGGAAGAGCGCTTATCCTGCTATTTTTCCTGCTTTTAGTGTTGATGCCAATCTATTGGATGGCTATTACCTCTCTCAAGACGAATTCTGAGATTATTGACACACAGACGGTCACATACTATCCACATGAAACAACTGCCGATAATTATGTACAGTTATTTGAATTGTATGATTACAAGAGCATGCTGGTTAATAGTTTGATCGTGTCAACTTCCACAGGCTTGTGTATTACCATGCTCTCCATACTCGGTGGGTACGGCCTTGCCAGATACTCCTTCGGCGGGAAGACAACCATGCTGCTCTTCTTTCTCGTCACGCAGATGATTCCACTCATCCTTGTAATCATCCCGTTATATGTAATCTTTGCAAAGATGGGTATCATTAATACGAGGCTGAGCCTATTCCTGTTCTATCTCATCGCAAACCTCCCTTTCTGTGTCATCACCATGAGGAGTTTCTTTGAAAGGATTCCTTATACATTGGAAGAAGCAGCGTATGTGGATGGATGTTCCAAGATGATGACGTTGGTACGGATCATTCTTCCGGTCATGTTCCCTGGTATTGTTGCTGTCTTCGTTTTTGCATTCATTGGAGCCTGGAATGAACTGATTGCCGGAACCATCTTCATCAACACAAGCAATCTTTGGACAATCCCGGTCGGCTTGAAGTCCTTAATTGGGAAATATGATGTAAAATGGGGAGTGCTTATGGCCGGCGGCATGTGTGCACTTCTGCCAACGGCAATCATGTTCGCGTTCATGCAGAAATTTGTTGTAGACGGATTGACCGCGGGAGCAGTAAAAGAATGA
- a CDS encoding sugar ABC transporter substrate-binding protein, whose translation MKKMVRLAMLVAMLAIMGGLFAAGSAEKEQATELRFIDVSPSPTRQEYFTNTFDKFKQETGISVIYESVPWDDAANKLTVLGASNQLPDVMTTWAGWLGQFTEAGWVVPLSDYIGDTSDEYAKTVTELVWKAEQELYGNIYTIPDGMMVKGVFVRKDWAEDAGLDLDMEKGWTYSEYFDAVYALTDRSKNHYGTSFRGSRGAFDPLFVYLESLNGGSAYAADGSSLMKDQEAIDAYKKWMDLYLDGTAPKDAINWGFVEMVDNFCGGLTGTLINDSEVAATCLERMEDDEWMVMPMPKSDKDGKIYNTVNSPYAYSISSSSKNKDAAWQLIQFLTRPDNNIEYCKLTGLIPIKTAIGDDPLYGPNGPYAAFVQQLNDPDMVVPVAFGPFNYTDMHQGMMHEEMQKYMLGKQDARTSLFNVVNELEKRMKAYLAENPGSSVEQPKGLQ comes from the coding sequence ATGAAAAAAATGGTACGGTTGGCTATGCTGGTTGCCATGTTGGCAATCATGGGTGGACTGTTCGCAGCAGGATCTGCTGAGAAGGAACAAGCCACAGAGCTCCGGTTTATCGATGTCTCTCCCAGTCCTACCCGGCAGGAGTATTTCACAAACACCTTCGACAAATTCAAACAGGAAACCGGTATTTCCGTGATCTATGAAAGTGTTCCTTGGGACGATGCAGCTAACAAGCTGACCGTACTTGGTGCATCTAATCAGCTTCCCGATGTCATGACCACCTGGGCTGGCTGGCTTGGCCAGTTTACTGAGGCCGGTTGGGTCGTACCACTCTCCGACTATATCGGAGATACGAGCGACGAGTATGCAAAAACTGTCACCGAACTAGTATGGAAAGCAGAACAGGAACTGTATGGCAACATCTATACGATTCCTGATGGCATGATGGTTAAGGGCGTATTTGTTCGGAAGGATTGGGCAGAAGATGCCGGTCTTGACCTGGATATGGAAAAAGGCTGGACGTACAGCGAGTATTTTGACGCAGTATATGCTCTCACTGATCGTTCCAAGAATCATTACGGAACTTCATTCCGTGGTTCCCGCGGTGCATTCGATCCCTTGTTTGTCTACCTGGAGAGTCTTAATGGCGGATCAGCATATGCAGCAGATGGATCTTCATTGATGAAAGACCAAGAAGCTATCGATGCATATAAGAAGTGGATGGACCTCTATCTTGATGGAACAGCTCCAAAAGATGCGATCAACTGGGGCTTCGTAGAAATGGTTGACAACTTCTGCGGTGGTCTTACCGGTACCTTGATCAACGATAGTGAGGTGGCTGCTACTTGTCTTGAAAGAATGGAAGATGATGAATGGATGGTTATGCCCATGCCTAAGAGCGATAAGGATGGAAAAATCTACAATACCGTCAATTCACCATATGCATACTCGATCAGTTCATCCTCGAAGAACAAGGATGCCGCTTGGCAACTCATCCAGTTCCTCACAAGACCGGACAACAATATCGAGTATTGTAAGCTTACCGGCTTGATCCCCATCAAGACAGCCATCGGCGACGATCCTCTCTATGGTCCAAATGGTCCCTATGCAGCCTTCGTACAACAGCTGAATGACCCTGATATGGTTGTCCCTGTTGCATTTGGCCCCTTCAACTATACTGATATGCACCAAGGCATGATGCATGAAGAGATGCAGAAGTATATGTTGGGCAAGCAAGATGCAAGGACTTCCCTGTTCAATGTCGTGAATGAACTCGAAAAGAGAATGAAAGCATATTTGGCTGAGAATCCGGGCTCTTCCGTGGAACAGCCGAAGGGATTGCAATAA
- a CDS encoding Ldh family oxidoreductase, whose protein sequence is MKYMDEYAEQYEDCAWIPFSELEKFMEEALVHAGVPKDDAKIIGDVLIASDKRGIDSHGIGRLKPIYIDRIDIGIMNPVTEIEVLKDQAATAVLDAHNGMGHVAGHKAMEMAIEKAKKYGLGMVAVRNSNHYGIAGYFATMATDAGMIGITGTNARPSIAPTHGVENMLGTNPLTFGIPTDEEFPFVLDCATSVSQRGKIEVYGRAGKELPAGWVLDHEGKTRTDTQQVLKDLTTGMAALTPLGGIGEMTGGYKGFGYATVVEILSAALQDGSWMKALNGFDDEHKPIPYPLGHFFIAINPEFFMGLETFKRIAGTICRELRASKKAPGEDYIFTAGEKEHLAYQYRKEHGCPVPPSLQKVMTTLRDRFKMDYQWDFEK, encoded by the coding sequence ATGAAGTATATGGATGAGTATGCAGAGCAGTATGAAGATTGTGCATGGATCCCTTTCAGTGAATTGGAAAAATTCATGGAAGAAGCCTTGGTGCATGCAGGAGTACCCAAAGATGATGCAAAGATCATCGGTGACGTACTGATCGCAAGTGACAAGCGGGGAATCGACAGCCATGGCATCGGAAGACTGAAGCCAATCTACATCGACCGCATTGACATCGGGATCATGAACCCAGTCACAGAAATCGAGGTCTTGAAGGACCAGGCCGCAACTGCAGTCCTCGATGCCCACAATGGAATGGGACATGTTGCTGGACATAAAGCTATGGAAATGGCAATCGAGAAGGCAAAGAAGTATGGACTTGGTATGGTTGCAGTGCGTAACTCCAACCACTACGGAATTGCTGGCTACTTTGCCACCATGGCAACTGATGCCGGAATGATTGGAATCACAGGCACCAATGCCCGTCCCTCGATTGCTCCTACCCATGGTGTAGAGAACATGCTCGGGACCAACCCCCTTACCTTCGGTATTCCAACCGATGAGGAGTTTCCCTTCGTGCTGGACTGTGCAACCAGCGTCTCCCAGCGAGGAAAGATTGAAGTATATGGCCGTGCAGGAAAAGAATTGCCAGCAGGTTGGGTACTCGACCATGAAGGAAAGACCAGGACCGATACACAGCAGGTGCTCAAGGACCTGACTACCGGCATGGCAGCCCTCACTCCGCTCGGCGGAATCGGGGAGATGACCGGAGGCTATAAGGGCTTCGGGTATGCAACCGTGGTAGAGATTCTCTCAGCTGCCTTGCAGGATGGTTCCTGGATGAAGGCTCTCAATGGATTTGATGATGAGCATAAGCCCATCCCGTACCCACTTGGGCACTTCTTCATTGCCATCAACCCAGAGTTCTTCATGGGATTGGAGACCTTCAAGCGAATAGCTGGAACCATCTGTCGTGAGCTTCGAGCCAGCAAGAAGGCACCAGGGGAAGATTACATCTTCACAGCAGGAGAGAAAGAACACCTGGCGTACCAGTATAGAAAGGAACATGGATGCCCGGTTCCTCCAAGCCTCCAGAAGGTCATGACCACCCTTCGTGACCGGTTCAAGATGGACTATCAGTGGGATTTCGAAAAATAA
- a CDS encoding malic enzyme-like NAD(P)-binding protein: MQDDLTKRALDYHMKDGVPGKVSVVPSKPCQTADELGLAYTPGVAKPVLAIAENPEDAYKYTSKGNLVAVISNGTAILGLGDRGALASKPVMEGKGVLFKRFADIDVFDIELDTKDPDKIIDIVKTMSPTFGGVNLEDIKGPECFRIEQELIKSCNIPIFHDDQHGTAIIATAGLMNSCEIVGKKLEEVKVVVNGAGAAGISCGKMFIAAGVKRENILMCDSKGVIYKGRTAGMTPEKEEFATDLPARTLAEALVDADVLMGLSVADCVTPQMLLSMAKDPVVFAMSNPNPEIAYELAMETRDDLIMATGRSDYPNQINNVLGFPFIFRGALDVRSVVISEGMKMAAAKALAALAKEPVPASVEKAYGGQKFSFGRNYIVPKPFDPRVIEWEAVAVAKAACEEGLAEKPITDWEGYRKSLVKRMEKYWT, from the coding sequence ATGCAAGATGATTTGACCAAACGTGCACTCGATTACCATATGAAAGACGGAGTTCCTGGAAAGGTGTCCGTAGTTCCCTCCAAACCCTGTCAGACCGCTGATGAACTCGGTCTGGCATACACCCCTGGAGTTGCCAAGCCAGTCTTGGCTATTGCAGAGAACCCGGAGGATGCCTACAAATACACCTCAAAGGGTAACCTGGTGGCAGTTATTTCCAACGGAACCGCCATTCTCGGTCTTGGTGACCGTGGTGCACTGGCGAGCAAGCCCGTCATGGAAGGAAAGGGAGTACTTTTCAAGAGATTTGCGGATATCGACGTCTTTGACATCGAGCTTGATACCAAGGATCCCGATAAGATCATCGATATTGTGAAGACCATGAGTCCTACTTTCGGTGGTGTAAACCTTGAGGATATCAAGGGACCTGAATGTTTCCGCATTGAGCAGGAGTTGATCAAGAGTTGCAACATTCCGATCTTCCATGATGACCAGCATGGAACCGCCATTATCGCAACCGCTGGCTTGATGAACAGCTGTGAGATCGTCGGCAAGAAATTGGAAGAGGTCAAGGTTGTGGTCAATGGTGCAGGTGCAGCTGGTATCTCTTGTGGAAAGATGTTTATTGCCGCTGGAGTGAAGCGAGAGAATATTCTCATGTGTGACAGCAAGGGCGTCATCTACAAGGGAAGAACAGCAGGCATGACTCCCGAGAAGGAAGAGTTTGCAACCGACTTGCCGGCAAGGACCCTTGCCGAGGCTCTGGTGGATGCAGATGTGCTCATGGGGCTCTCTGTTGCAGACTGTGTAACCCCCCAGATGTTGCTGTCCATGGCAAAGGACCCTGTGGTCTTCGCCATGAGCAATCCGAATCCGGAAATTGCCTATGAGCTGGCAATGGAGACCAGGGATGACCTGATCATGGCAACCGGTAGAAGTGACTATCCAAACCAGATCAACAACGTACTGGGCTTCCCCTTCATTTTCCGTGGTGCTCTGGATGTGCGTTCAGTGGTTATCAGCGAAGGAATGAAGATGGCAGCAGCAAAGGCTTTGGCTGCTTTGGCTAAGGAACCTGTTCCTGCCTCGGTAGAGAAGGCCTATGGTGGCCAGAAGTTCAGCTTCGGCCGTAATTACATTGTACCCAAGCCGTTCGACCCTCGTGTCATTGAATGGGAAGCTGTTGCTGTTGCAAAGGCTGCCTGTGAGGAAGGATTGGCTGAGAAACCCATCACTGACTGGGAAGGCTATAGGAAGAGCCTGGTGAAGCGGATGGAGAAGTACTGGACCTAA
- a CDS encoding trimeric intracellular cation channel family protein, translating into MELEQNIIYLFDLLGTFIFAITGAVKGVRLKLDILGVVVFACTVGCGGGMLRDAAIGATPVAAFSNSAYILICVGTGLAVFFLSPKFVGRWRVILFADSLGLGVFTALGVAKGAMFGIGPVGQLLCGVFSAVGGGVVRDVMSRSIPTVLTSDFYATASLLGGILYLALEMTGLGLLSKFIIASSVVFLIRIVAIRYNFHLPVASTALPVDDEQTLH; encoded by the coding sequence ATGGAACTGGAGCAAAACATCATCTACCTCTTTGACCTGCTGGGCACCTTTATCTTTGCCATAACTGGTGCAGTAAAAGGGGTGCGCCTCAAGTTGGACATTCTGGGAGTAGTTGTTTTTGCCTGCACAGTCGGGTGTGGGGGAGGCATGCTTAGGGATGCGGCGATCGGGGCAACCCCGGTGGCGGCTTTTTCCAACAGTGCATATATACTCATCTGCGTCGGTACTGGTCTGGCCGTATTCTTCCTCTCCCCCAAATTCGTGGGTCGTTGGAGAGTCATCCTTTTTGCCGATTCCCTCGGACTGGGCGTATTCACCGCCCTTGGTGTTGCAAAAGGGGCAATGTTTGGCATTGGGCCGGTAGGGCAACTGCTTTGCGGTGTCTTTTCTGCAGTCGGAGGAGGGGTTGTTCGTGATGTCATGAGCCGCTCAATTCCAACCGTACTTACCAGTGACTTTTACGCGACAGCCAGCCTCTTGGGAGGTATCCTCTATTTGGCACTCGAAATGACGGGACTTGGACTCTTGAGCAAATTCATCATAGCGAGTAGTGTAGTCTTCCTGATTCGCATCGTTGCGATCAGGTACAACTTCCACCTCCCCGTGGCAAGTACTGCCTTACCGGTGGACGACGAGCAAACACTCCATTGA
- a CDS encoding sugar ABC transporter permease, giving the protein MGILVLYLVVVAILCTLGIALIRKHAKRHAMAWESLAMKRKTEPYLFLLPTLIPLILMFGYPLINSFIMAFQDYKLSAPGKNHFNGFANFQKLFSETDIWLIIKNSFIYVIISVAGQFLLGLTLAMALNKQFRFRGLYQAIIFLPWSFSAFVIGLMHRWSFNGEYGVVNDLLLKFNIVSEKIAWLGTPGFSLAVVIIAMIWMGIPFFAIMILAALQSIPANIYEASHIDGCGPIRRFFLITIPYIKPTVIITILLRTIWIFNSFDLIVVITNGGPANYSQTLPSYMYTKAFSSYDFGLASALGVVLMVFLALYVLIFLKSTNYNKAGNF; this is encoded by the coding sequence ATGGGTATACTAGTTCTGTATTTAGTTGTTGTCGCAATTCTCTGTACTTTGGGAATTGCGCTGATAAGGAAACATGCAAAAAGACATGCAATGGCTTGGGAAAGCCTTGCCATGAAGAGAAAAACTGAACCCTATCTATTTCTCCTTCCCACGTTAATTCCGTTGATTCTTATGTTTGGATATCCCTTGATAAATAGTTTTATCATGGCATTCCAAGATTATAAACTTTCCGCCCCAGGGAAAAACCACTTCAATGGATTTGCAAATTTCCAGAAATTATTTTCAGAAACTGATATTTGGTTGATCATTAAGAACTCTTTCATCTACGTAATCATTTCAGTAGCAGGACAGTTCTTACTCGGGCTAACCTTGGCAATGGCTTTGAACAAGCAGTTCAGGTTTCGAGGATTATACCAAGCAATCATCTTCCTTCCTTGGTCCTTCTCTGCATTTGTAATTGGTCTTATGCACCGTTGGTCATTTAATGGTGAATACGGTGTAGTGAATGACCTATTGCTGAAATTCAACATTGTTTCTGAGAAGATTGCTTGGTTGGGAACACCTGGATTTTCGCTTGCAGTAGTCATCATAGCTATGATCTGGATGGGGATCCCGTTCTTTGCCATTATGATTCTTGCCGCCCTACAGTCCATTCCTGCCAATATTTATGAAGCATCCCATATTGATGGATGCGGTCCGATCAGACGATTCTTCCTCATTACGATCCCGTATATCAAACCGACGGTAATCATTACCATCCTGCTCAGGACCATCTGGATTTTCAACTCATTTGATTTGATCGTAGTCATTACAAACGGAGGTCCTGCCAACTATTCACAGACACTTCCCTCGTACATGTATACAAAGGCCTTCTCCAGTTATGACTTTGGATTGGCTTCGGCGTTGGGCGTAGTACTCATGGTCTTCCTGGCTTTGTATGTACTGATATTCTTAAAGTCAACCAATTACAACAAAGCGGGGAATTTCTAA
- a CDS encoding alpha-L-fucosidase, whose protein sequence is MGTPEVWWQEAKFGMFIHYGLYSILAGEYNGNRTDNIAEWIMHDLDIPKEEYRKLAHSFTAEDFNLEEIVLLAKRAGMKYVVLTSKHHEGFALYDSAVSDYTSMKAAPCQRDFVRELKDACQKAGLRFGLYYSQAQDWDDPDACRDGFGPEGKDFDRYLQTKCLPQITELLTNYGQLDLLWLDTPMYMTKEQSETIRSMVKRLQPHCMISGRIGNGLGDYMTTGDNFLPALPYPGAFEVPATINNTWGYNAFDTRWKSTKQIVKSLVKIVSRGGNYLLNIGPMGSGKIPEPSIAILEAVGQFMQKNAESIYGTKTLPLYPYDIDWGFFTAKKGKLFLHVFEEKEQAYLLNIANTPVRCYRLSDGLELKLKIRVTCEGDSSWLINLPPREDDEVDQVICIELAEDDVLFEPIRG, encoded by the coding sequence ATGGGAACACCAGAGGTATGGTGGCAAGAAGCTAAATTCGGCATGTTTATCCATTATGGATTGTATTCGATACTTGCCGGTGAATATAACGGGAACCGAACAGACAATATTGCAGAGTGGATTATGCATGATCTCGATATTCCCAAAGAGGAGTATCGTAAACTCGCTCACTCCTTTACCGCAGAAGATTTCAATCTTGAAGAGATTGTCCTTCTTGCAAAAAGGGCAGGAATGAAATATGTGGTACTTACCAGCAAACACCATGAAGGATTTGCCCTGTACGATTCCGCGGTAAGTGACTATACGAGCATGAAAGCTGCCCCTTGCCAGAGAGATTTTGTCAGGGAGCTGAAAGATGCTTGCCAAAAAGCTGGCTTGCGATTTGGTCTGTACTACTCCCAAGCACAGGATTGGGATGATCCTGATGCCTGTAGAGACGGGTTTGGACCGGAGGGAAAGGATTTTGACCGATACCTGCAAACCAAATGTCTACCCCAGATAACCGAACTCCTGACAAACTATGGTCAGCTCGATCTTCTGTGGCTCGATACGCCCATGTATATGACCAAGGAACAGTCAGAAACCATCAGAAGCATGGTAAAACGTCTTCAACCCCACTGTATGATCAGTGGCAGAATTGGGAACGGTTTGGGTGATTACATGACCACTGGAGACAACTTCCTTCCTGCCCTTCCCTATCCTGGTGCCTTCGAGGTTCCTGCAACCATCAACAATACCTGGGGATACAATGCATTCGATACCCGTTGGAAGAGTACAAAGCAGATTGTGAAGTCACTGGTGAAAATTGTCAGCCGTGGTGGTAATTATCTTCTGAATATCGGACCTATGGGAAGCGGGAAGATCCCAGAGCCCAGTATTGCAATATTGGAGGCTGTTGGCCAGTTCATGCAGAAAAATGCAGAGAGCATCTACGGCACGAAGACGTTGCCCCTCTATCCTTATGATATTGACTGGGGATTCTTTACAGCCAAGAAGGGAAAACTGTTCCTTCATGTCTTTGAGGAAAAGGAGCAAGCCTACTTGCTCAATATCGCCAATACACCGGTTCGTTGCTACAGGCTTTCCGATGGACTGGAATTGAAACTGAAAATTCGGGTCACCTGTGAAGGGGACTCAAGCTGGCTCATCAATCTACCCCCGAGGGAAGATGATGAAGTAGATCAAGTCATCTGTATAGAACTGGCAGAGGATGACGTACTATTCGAGCCTATTAGAGGATGA
- a CDS encoding aminotransferase class I/II-fold pyridoxal phosphate-dependent enzyme, whose amino-acid sequence MMYPEDILTDDNYDFPNIERPVAAPLYQTSLFTFPNVQALREALEDERSTHLYSRGNNPTVEQVEKRLALLEGGECAKLFSSGVAAIASAILSNVKQGDHIICSTDAYTWAKYISGTYLKRFGITVTFVDTTNLEAVEQAITKQTKVIYLESPGTLMLRVQDLRKLAALAKTHGITTIVDNTWATPIYQNPLQFGIDLVVHSASKYIGGHSDIIGGVVVGSKERVDYIFKTEFLPIGHVPDPFQAWLIQRGMRTLHVRLDYHYRSALKVCDFLYNHPAIEQVYYPMHPKSPYYALASSQMSGGSGLLSVRLKSSNRGKIEQAVDSMKMFRLGVSWGGYESLVFPTLATKEGDSSILRLHIGLEHTQTILEDLDNAFSLLKETV is encoded by the coding sequence ATGATGTACCCTGAAGATATACTCACCGATGACAACTATGATTTCCCGAATATTGAACGGCCTGTTGCTGCACCACTGTACCAAACATCATTGTTTACCTTCCCCAATGTGCAAGCTTTACGTGAAGCGCTTGAGGATGAGAGGAGTACACATCTGTACTCCAGGGGCAACAATCCGACAGTTGAACAGGTAGAGAAAAGGCTTGCATTGCTCGAGGGCGGAGAATGCGCAAAACTCTTCTCTTCTGGAGTCGCAGCAATAGCGAGTGCCATACTGTCAAATGTCAAACAAGGTGACCATATCATCTGTAGTACAGATGCCTACACTTGGGCAAAATACATTAGTGGTACGTATCTCAAGCGGTTTGGCATCACAGTCACGTTTGTTGATACCACCAACCTGGAAGCAGTCGAGCAAGCTATCACAAAACAGACAAAAGTGATCTATCTTGAAAGCCCTGGAACGCTTATGCTGCGTGTACAAGATCTGAGAAAACTTGCAGCGTTGGCAAAAACGCATGGCATTACCACCATTGTTGATAATACCTGGGCAACGCCGATCTACCAGAACCCACTACAATTCGGTATAGACTTGGTGGTCCATTCCGCTTCCAAGTATATCGGTGGCCACAGTGACATAATCGGGGGCGTCGTGGTAGGAAGCAAGGAACGAGTGGACTATATCTTCAAAACTGAGTTCCTACCCATCGGGCATGTACCCGACCCCTTCCAAGCCTGGCTCATCCAACGAGGAATGAGAACATTGCACGTCCGGCTCGATTACCATTACCGAAGTGCATTGAAGGTATGTGACTTTCTCTATAATCATCCTGCCATCGAGCAGGTGTACTACCCGATGCATCCAAAAAGTCCGTATTACGCACTTGCGAGCTCGCAGATGAGTGGAGGGTCAGGATTGCTGTCAGTACGACTGAAATCCAGCAACCGAGGCAAGATTGAGCAAGCGGTAGATTCAATGAAGATGTTCAGGCTCGGGGTCAGTTGGGGCGGATATGAGAGTTTGGTATTCCCTACGCTCGCCACAAAGGAAGGAGATTCATCAATACTCCGTCTTCACATTGGGTTGGAACATACCCAGACTATTCTTGAAGATCTAGATAACGCTTTCTCCCTCTTGAAGGAAACCGTATGA